The genomic segment TTCTTACTATAATCCATCACCTGGCTTGTCTTTTCACCTGTTCCAATAACCTGAATAGGAATAGGCCCGTGCTCAATGGTATGGTACTTTTCTTCCTCAGGATCAAAATAACTGAAAGAAATTACGGGCAGAGCTTTGACTTTTGATTTTGGAATCACCACTTGTTCAAATACTTTCTCCCCAATCCCTGATTCGCCTGATTTTGTACTTACCGTTTGAGGATCATAATATTTAAATTGGGAATTTTTTTCAAGTTCAGGAGCAGTAACAGTGTTAAAATTACCCTTTCCAGTAATTCGAGTCCGTATAGTTACCGGTTCTCCCAGTTTTACCTGATCTGGAGTTATCGTAACTTCCATGTTAAAGCGGCCAATAGCCCCTTTAAAATTGGCAGGCCTCCCCTCAAGAGGAAAATCCAGAACCTTAAGAGTTATTTCTTCTGAAAGTAAATTTAACGGATACAGATCATAATCTGTACTGAAAAAACTATCAAAAAAACTAGTACTTCTGCTTCGCCGCGGTATTACCACATCTGCTTTTAATATCACAGGGCCAATCTTATACTCTCCCTTAGAGATAGGTTGAATAGTAGTTTTAAATGGATAAACATAATAATATTGACCATTTCGTATCTCCATACTTTTAACCGGCTCTCTAAAAGGCTTTAAAAGAAAATTTTTCAAATCTAATTCCGGGTAATGGATATTTGTAAGTTCAATATCCCTATGAAAGAAAAGTTTAATGGTCAGCGGAATCTCTTCATTGATATAAACCCGTTTCCGGTCTAATTCAACCTCCAGAAAAATTAAATCTTTCAATTTCTCTTCTAAAGTCCTATTCTTCCCCTGGCCCCGTTCCTCTACAATAATCTGAATTGGCTGAGTATAATATTTTTTTCCCCTGACTTTTACCTCAATAGGTGGAATCTCTAACTTTCCGGTCTTTAAAGGGATCAATGAATAGAGATGACTCACCGATTCGGTTTTTTTTCCATTAACGATGGAAACCTGGGTACTGGGGCCATAATATTGAACCTTAAAATCTGGAATCTGAATATCAGGGGCAGGAGAATTCAAATCCCCCTGAATTTGAACTGTTAAAGTCAGAGACTGACCTACTTCAACTCTACTCTCACTTACAAAGGCATTGACCTGGATTTCTTTTGCTAACACAGGTAGGCTTAATAATAGAATAAAAATACATATTACTAGTAGTACCATGTAATTTTTCTTCATATAATCATCTCCTTCAGGAGTGATTTTTCAATGTTTAGGAAATTATACTTTTTCGCAGGTTGCGGATAACATTTGGTATGATTAAACTGCAAAAAGCTAATTTTGAGCAACACAGAAATTTTTCGTTAAACCATCTTAGTGAGATTTCAGTCGAAATAAGACCTCATATGAGGATTGATGAACTAATCAAGGGTCAGGATGACCCATTGATTAGAGTGGCTTATTTCGACCGAAATCGAGCTTTAGATGGTTCGAAAAATTTCTCCTTAAGCGAAAAATTAGCTTTTTGCAGTAAAATAAGATTTAGTGCCGAAGGGCATTTTATTCTTTTATAATTACCAATCTTTATCAGTAGAATACTGGCTTTTATCCTGATATAGTTGAATTGGAATAAATTCTCCATTCTGATTTTTAAACTGTTCTAAGAGCTTAAGTACTTCTTCTTTTGTCAATCCCTGCATTGGAATAAATTCCTGTTTTTCTTCAGCCTCTTCCTTTTGATTAGCACCAACTGATTCTTTATCCTGTTTTGATTGATCTTTAGAATCTTCATTCTGCAGTTGAGTATCTTGGCTCTCCTCTTTTTTTGAATTTTGCTGGTTATTATGAGAATTTTGCTGATTTTTAAGTTGTTCTTTCTTCTGATCATTTTGGTTCTTTTGGTCTTTTTGACCCTGGTGGTCATATTGATTCTGTTTATTCTTTTGGTTTTGCTCTTTATTTTGATTCTGTTCCCGATTTTTCTCCATCTGATCCTTCAACTCTTTAAGTTTCTTTTTTACAAATTCATAGTTAAATTTGGCATCTTTATCTTTAGGGTTAGCTTTGATTACATTCTGATAGTGCTGTAACGCTGTCTCAAACTTATTTATAGCTTCTAGAGGATTTTCTTTAAGGAAAGCTTCTCCCTGACGATAAACCGTATTTCCCAAATTATATTCGGCTCGATTTTGGAGTTCTTTATCCTTACTCAAATTTAGTACTTTCTTAAAGTGGTCTTCAGCACCAGCAAAGTCTTCTTTTTTATAGAGTACATGACCTAGATTATAGTGAACCACAGGTTCATCAGGGGCGTCCACTAAAGCTTGTCTATAGGCTTCGATTGCTTTTTCAAGCTGGCCCCGGGCCAGTTCCTTATTACCCCGGGTCAACTCATTTTGCCAGCTATTAAAGGTAAAACCTGTTCCCAGTAATATTAAAATCAAAACAACCGGGATAAATTTTCCTCTCATGAGTGAACCCCCTTTTTTACTCCTATCAACATCTCAGCACCAATTAAGATGATCCCCATCAAAAGAAAGATTTGATACCGCTTATGATACTTCTTTTTCCGGGTAGTACTAAACTCTGTCTTTTTCAACTTTCCGATAAATCTATCATAAATAGAATCCAGTCCAGCAATATCTGCACCTGAAATATAAACACCACCAGCACCAGCAGCCATCTCTTTTAAAAGCTTTTCATTTAACTTAGACTTAACCACATTACCATTTTTATCTTTCAAAAATTGACGATGACCATCCTCAACTATAGGGATTAATTCTCCAGAAGTTGTCCCCATGCCAATAATAATTAACTGAATTCCTTCTTCTGCTGCTTTTTCAGCCATCTTAACAGGATCACCCTGATGGTTCTCTCCATCTGTAATGAGAAACAGAACTTTGTTTTCCGCCCCTGCATTGGTAAAAGCCTCAAGAGCATTTTTAATTGCTTCCCCAATAGCTGTTCCTCCCTGGGGCATTATTTCAGGTGAAAGAGCTTGAACTCCCTGCATAAACGCATTATAGTCAATTGTTAAAGGCACCTGTAAAAAACTGGTTCCTGCAAAGGTAACCAGACCCACCCGGTCTCCTTCCAACCGGTCAAGCAAGTCCTGAATTAAAAGTTTGGCCCTTTCCAGCCGATTAGGGCGCACATCTTCTGCCAGCATACTTTTGGAGGCATCCACAGCAATGATAATATCAATTCCTCGATGGGTCACCGTTTCCCAATGGAAGCCCCACTGAGGTCCTAAGAGAGCTATAAGCAAGAATAAAATTCCCATAATTAACAATCCAGCTCTCAATTTCTCCTCCCAGGGGCGATAATTGATTAATAATTTTTCCAATAAAGGTGAATTAGCTAAATAGTTAAGATCTTTACGACGTTTTCTTAAACTCCAGACAAAAAAGCCAATCAAAATAGGTATTAAACTAAATAAATATATATATTGTTGGTTTTCAAATCTCATGGTAATCGCCTCATCACCGTATTTTTTAAAATTATCTCAATACTAAGGAATATCAATGCCCAGAGGATAAAATATGGATAAAATTCTTTATAACGATAGAATTCCGTCATCTCAATCTTTGATTTTTCCAGTTTATCTATCTCTTCATAAACCTTATAAAGTTCTTCCGTATCTGTCGCCCGGTAATAATGCCCTCCTGTTTTTTCAGCAATCTCTGTTAAAAGTTCATCATCAATATCAATTCTGACTTTTTGATAGAATTTACGTCCAAAGGAATCCTGTACCGGATAGGGGACAGGGCCTCTGCTCCCAGCCCCTATAGTATAAATTCTAATACCCAAAGCTTTAGCAGCTTCGGCTGCAACTTCAGGCTGAATCTCTCCTCTATTATTTTTACCATCAGTAAGTAGAATGAGAACTTTACTTTTTGCTTCAGAATCTTTCAGCCTGTTTAGGGATGTCATAATAGCTGAACCAATGGCAGTTCCATCCTCAACCATACCTATTTCAAGTTCTGCAAGACGTTGAAGCAACCAGTCCTGATCCCAGGTCAATGGTGCTACAGTATACGGTCTACCAGCAAATACCACCATTCCCAATCGATCATTAAATCGTCGTGGGATAAAATCCTCAAGCACCCGCTTTACTATATCTAATCGATTATATCGCTTACCATCTATCGTAAAATCTTCAGCCAGCATACTGGTAGATACATCAATAGCAAGGATTATATCAATCCCTTCTTCTATCACCCGCTCTTTTCTAACACCCAACTGAGGACGGGCCAGTGCAATAATAAGTAAAATCAATACCAATGCCCTAAGTAGAGGTATTAAGGGCTGAAACCTGACTTTTAATGAGCGGGGCATCTGTTTTAAGTGAACTAAAGATGGAAAATGTAAACTGGCTTCATTTTTTCTTTTCTGACTCAACCAGAAAATTAGGGGAATGAGGAGAATCAAGAGCAGAAAAAGTGGATTTTTAAAGATCAGATTCCTATACATCTTCCTCTCCCCCTTCTTCTACAAATCTAGTTTCATCTACAAAACGTCTGGCTGTCTTAAAGGCCTGTTCGATCTCCTCATATGCGGGGATATGTCGGGCATATTTAACCAGATCGGATTGGTATAAAAATTTTTTAAGTAACTCCTGATGCTCCAAAGCCAATTCCAATTTTCGTATGGCTTGTTCTAAAAACTCCTG from the Anoxybacter fermentans genome contains:
- a CDS encoding vWA domain-containing protein, which produces MRFENQQYIYLFSLIPILIGFFVWSLRKRRKDLNYLANSPLLEKLLINYRPWEEKLRAGLLIMGILFLLIALLGPQWGFHWETVTHRGIDIIIAVDASKSMLAEDVRPNRLERAKLLIQDLLDRLEGDRVGLVTFAGTSFLQVPLTIDYNAFMQGVQALSPEIMPQGGTAIGEAIKNALEAFTNAGAENKVLFLITDGENHQGDPVKMAEKAAEEGIQLIIIGMGTTSGELIPIVEDGHRQFLKDKNGNVVKSKLNEKLLKEMAAGAGGVYISGADIAGLDSIYDRFIGKLKKTEFSTTRKKKYHKRYQIFLLMGIILIGAEMLIGVKKGVHS
- a CDS encoding BatD family protein gives rise to the protein MKKNYMVLLVICIFILLLSLPVLAKEIQVNAFVSESRVEVGQSLTLTVQIQGDLNSPAPDIQIPDFKVQYYGPSTQVSIVNGKKTESVSHLYSLIPLKTGKLEIPPIEVKVRGKKYYTQPIQIIVEERGQGKNRTLEEKLKDLIFLEVELDRKRVYINEEIPLTIKLFFHRDIELTNIHYPELDLKNFLLKPFREPVKSMEIRNGQYYYVYPFKTTIQPISKGEYKIGPVILKADVVIPRRSRSTSFFDSFFSTDYDLYPLNLLSEEITLKVLDFPLEGRPANFKGAIGRFNMEVTITPDQVKLGEPVTIRTRITGKGNFNTVTAPELEKNSQFKYYDPQTVSTKSGESGIGEKVFEQVVIPKSKVKALPVISFSYFDPEEEKYHTIEHGPIPIQVIGTGEKTSQVMDYSKKEGKEQVVGQDILYIKSNTGRFMPVGQTILTSYYFWGYNLAVLIVLIVGVILYWKLNRETLAERKRKEAKARIQKLLKEGEKLLKKGEKDEFYNTIYQAVQNYFKEYFQIAITGISDYETDRLLKAGLSLELIEEIKEFYREIDEKRFAGSFSTEADMERMLKKARTIISQIEKGEVA
- a CDS encoding vWA domain-containing protein codes for the protein MYRNLIFKNPLFLLLILLIPLIFWLSQKRKNEASLHFPSLVHLKQMPRSLKVRFQPLIPLLRALVLILLIIALARPQLGVRKERVIEEGIDIILAIDVSTSMLAEDFTIDGKRYNRLDIVKRVLEDFIPRRFNDRLGMVVFAGRPYTVAPLTWDQDWLLQRLAELEIGMVEDGTAIGSAIMTSLNRLKDSEAKSKVLILLTDGKNNRGEIQPEVAAEAAKALGIRIYTIGAGSRGPVPYPVQDSFGRKFYQKVRIDIDDELLTEIAEKTGGHYYRATDTEELYKVYEEIDKLEKSKIEMTEFYRYKEFYPYFILWALIFLSIEIILKNTVMRRLP
- a CDS encoding tetratricopeptide repeat protein codes for the protein MRGKFIPVVLILILLGTGFTFNSWQNELTRGNKELARGQLEKAIEAYRQALVDAPDEPVVHYNLGHVLYKKEDFAGAEDHFKKVLNLSKDKELQNRAEYNLGNTVYRQGEAFLKENPLEAINKFETALQHYQNVIKANPKDKDAKFNYEFVKKKLKELKDQMEKNREQNQNKEQNQKNKQNQYDHQGQKDQKNQNDQKKEQLKNQQNSHNNQQNSKKEESQDTQLQNEDSKDQSKQDKESVGANQKEEAEEKQEFIPMQGLTKEEVLKLLEQFKNQNGEFIPIQLYQDKSQYSTDKDW